Proteins found in one Oryza glaberrima chromosome 4, OglaRS2, whole genome shotgun sequence genomic segment:
- the LOC127770725 gene encoding E3 ubiquitin-protein ligase RMA1H1-like, whose product MDQIYMAAVNNKTSLPDDEPMKKISGDMPVTAGNACFDCNICLDFAAEPVVTLCGHLYCWPCIYEWLCPGVGSTASNNSSLARRQCPVCKATLSPDMLVPLYGRGGSLKKSLNGVPIPRRPTVQREAVEHQNTHNNIDDRHHGNMEPSPPPQPLRHSSHHSSATEFDFIYPPSPIGRGLIHSTAGGVLGGMAVAVLPWAFRGQVPPSMFMSPHYVTAHNMSSRARRHQMEVERSLHQIWFFLFVFVVLCLLLF is encoded by the coding sequence ATGGACCAGATTTACATGGCTGCTGTCAATAACAAGACTTCATTGCCTGATGATGAGCCAATGAAGAAAATTAGTGGAGATATGCCTGTGACTGCTGGAAACGCTTGCTTTGACTGCAACATTTGCCTTGATTTTGCAGCAGAGCCGGTGGTTACTCTTTGTGGTCATCTCTACTGCTGGCCTTGCATCTATGAGTGGCTATGTCCAGGGGTTGGATCGACTGCCAGTAACAACAGCAGTTTGGCAAGGCGACAGTGCCCTGTGTGTAAGGCTACACTCTCCCCAGACATGCTGGTGCCATTGTATGGTCGTGGGGGGAGTCTGAAGAAATCACTGAACGGTGTGCCCATTCCACGACGACCAACCGTGCAGCGGGAGGCGGTTGAGCATCAAAACACACACAATAACATCGATGATCGGCACCATGGGAACATGGAACCCAGCCCTCCACCACAACCGCTGCGGCATTCGAGCCATCATTCCAGTGCAACTGAATTTGATTTTATTTACCCGCCATCACCAATTGGGCGTGGCTTGATCCACTCGACGGCTGGTGGTGTGCTTGGGGGGATGGCAGTGGCGGTGCTACCATGGGCATTCCGTGGCCAGGTGCCACCGAGCATGTTCATGAGTCCCCACTATGTCACGGCACACAATATGAGCTCTAGAGCGAGGAGACATCAGATGGAAGTTGAGAGGTCACTGCATCAGATCTGGTTCTTCCTCTTCGTTTTTGTGGTGCTGTGCCTGCTCTTGTTCTGA
- the LOC127769438 gene encoding thioredoxin M2, chloroplastic, protein MASALAASTAVCSSPLASASASASSARRLRAVPPSRGIRYQALRADSGFAGNRRGGGRGASVVCAVQGQDTSIQVPEVTKSTWQSLVMESELPVLVEYWATWCGPCKMIDPVVGKLSKEYEGKLKCYKLNTDENPDIASQYGVRSIPTMMIFKNGEKKDAVIGAVPESTLIASIEKFVER, encoded by the exons ATGgcctccgccctcgccgcctccaccgccgtctgCTCCTCTCCCCTcgcatccgcctccgcctccgcttcgTCCGCGCGCCGCCTGCGCGCGGTCCCGCCCTCCCGCGGCATCCGCTACCAGGCCCTCCGCGCGGACTCCGGTTTCGCCGGGAACCGCCGGGGTGGCGGCCGTGGAGCGTCGGTAGTGTGCGCGGTCCAGGGCCAGGACACATCCATCCAAG TTCCAGAAGTGACGAAGTCAACATGGCAATCACTTGTTATGGAGAGCGAGCTTCCTGTCCTTGTTGAATACTGGGCTACATGGTGTGGGCCTTGCAAAATGATTGATCCCGTTGTTGGCAAGCTCTCCAAGGAGTATGAAGGGAAACTGAAATGCTACAAGCTCAATACTGACGAGAATCCAGATATAGCAAGTCAGTATGGCGTCCGGAGCATCCCAACCATGATGATATTCAAGAACGGAGAGAAGAAAGATGCAGTGATTGGAGCTGTGCCTGAGAGTACACTGATCGCATCCATTGAGAAATTTGTCGAGAGGTAA